A genomic window from Lentibacter algarum includes:
- a CDS encoding malonyl-CoA synthase translates to MPDNYLFSRLTAYAKAHPDKAFAEQPDAPSQSYGATLHNALRLAAVLTEAGLNPGDRVAVQVDKSLTAIELYLATVAAGGIFLPLNTAYTASELAYFLDDAAPSIVVCDPDRESEITPLANTARLFTLDKRGHGTLTAALTDMIITPVPRSADDLAAILYTSGTTGRSKGAMLSHDNLYSNSAALKDHWRFTENDVLIHALPIFHTHGLFVATNIALISGATLNFMNGFSAEQIIAALPTSTCLMGVPTFYTRLLQDPRLTPELCANMRLFVSGSAPMLVDTHEQWQARTGHRILERYGMTETNMNTSNPYDGERRAGTVGMPLPGVELRIMEAESEVEQGEIGTIEVRGPNVFKGYWQMPEKTAEELRPDGWFITGDLGQIDADGYVSIVGRGKDLIITGGFNVYPKELESLIDDIDGVLESAVIGVAHPDFGEAVVAVVVPSSPALSAEAVQAVAAEKLAKFKQPKHVLLLSELPRNTMGKVQKKALRDTYANLFT, encoded by the coding sequence ATGCCAGATAACTATCTCTTTTCCCGCCTAACGGCTTATGCCAAAGCCCACCCTGACAAGGCCTTCGCCGAGCAGCCAGATGCGCCGTCACAAAGCTATGGGGCAACTCTGCACAATGCCCTGCGCCTCGCGGCTGTCCTCACAGAGGCAGGCCTCAACCCGGGCGATCGCGTTGCGGTGCAGGTCGACAAATCTCTCACCGCCATCGAGCTTTATCTCGCAACAGTCGCCGCAGGCGGCATCTTCCTGCCGCTCAACACCGCCTATACCGCGAGCGAGCTTGCCTATTTCCTTGATGACGCCGCGCCCAGCATCGTTGTCTGCGATCCTGACCGCGAAAGCGAAATCACTCCGCTGGCAAACACTGCGCGCCTTTTCACCCTCGACAAACGCGGCCATGGTACACTCACTGCTGCACTTACAGACATGATCATAACGCCTGTCCCCCGCAGCGCTGACGACCTCGCGGCAATCCTCTACACCTCAGGGACGACAGGCCGCTCCAAAGGCGCTATGCTTAGTCACGACAACCTCTATTCAAACTCGGCAGCCCTGAAAGATCATTGGCGCTTTACCGAAAATGATGTGCTCATCCATGCTCTTCCGATTTTTCATACCCATGGACTCTTTGTCGCCACAAACATCGCTCTGATCTCTGGCGCGACCTTAAACTTCATGAATGGCTTCTCGGCCGAACAGATCATAGCCGCCCTTCCCACGTCGACGTGTCTCATGGGCGTGCCCACATTTTACACCCGCCTTTTGCAAGACCCACGGCTCACGCCGGAACTCTGCGCCAATATGCGCCTCTTCGTCTCTGGGTCTGCCCCCATGCTGGTTGACACCCACGAGCAATGGCAGGCCCGCACAGGCCACAGAATACTAGAGCGCTACGGCATGACTGAAACCAATATGAACACCTCAAACCCGTATGACGGCGAGCGCCGCGCTGGAACAGTCGGTATGCCTCTTCCCGGTGTGGAGCTTCGGATCATGGAAGCCGAAAGCGAAGTCGAACAAGGCGAAATCGGAACGATCGAAGTGCGCGGTCCCAATGTATTCAAAGGCTATTGGCAGATGCCTGAAAAAACAGCAGAAGAACTGCGCCCCGATGGCTGGTTTATAACGGGAGATCTTGGTCAAATCGATGCGGATGGCTACGTTAGTATCGTCGGGCGCGGCAAAGACCTGATCATCACAGGCGGCTTCAATGTTTATCCAAAAGAACTCGAGAGCCTGATCGATGATATCGATGGCGTCCTTGAAAGCGCCGTAATCGGCGTTGCACATCCTGACTTCGGCGAAGCCGTCGTTGCCGTCGTTGTCCCTTCAAGCCCCGCGCTATCAGCAGAGGCTGTCCAAGCCGTCGCCGCTGAAAAGCTTGCAAAGTTCAAACAGCCCAAACACGTCTTGCTGCTCTCCGAGCTACCACGCAACACCATGGGCAAGGTCCAGAAGAAGGCTCTGCGCGACACCTACGCAAATCTCTTTACCTAA
- a CDS encoding response regulator encodes MNDVDAHLLIVDDDERIRMLLQKFLMRAGFLVSGARDAAHARRLLAGLDFDLIVMDVMMPGETGIDLTRSVRESSQVPILLLTARGETEDRIVGLEAGADDYLAKPFEPKELLLRINAILRRVPEVVAEQIRPKVLGLGAFSYDIERGELWQGEDPIRLTATENQLMKIFSAAVGEAISRVTLVEELGRDRGQAQERAIDVQITRLRRKIERDPKQPRYLQTVRGAGYMLAPD; translated from the coding sequence ATGAATGACGTCGATGCGCACCTTCTGATTGTGGATGATGACGAGCGGATCAGGATGCTTTTACAGAAGTTTCTGATGCGCGCTGGGTTTCTGGTTTCGGGGGCGCGGGACGCTGCACACGCGCGACGCCTTTTGGCGGGGCTCGATTTTGATCTGATCGTTATGGATGTGATGATGCCTGGAGAAACCGGTATCGACCTGACGCGGTCTGTGCGGGAGTCATCTCAGGTTCCGATTTTGCTGCTGACAGCGCGAGGCGAGACGGAAGACCGTATTGTTGGGCTTGAGGCGGGCGCGGATGACTATCTTGCCAAGCCTTTTGAGCCCAAGGAGCTTTTGCTTAGGATCAACGCTATTTTGCGGCGGGTGCCTGAAGTCGTGGCAGAGCAGATTCGCCCCAAAGTCTTGGGGCTGGGCGCGTTTAGCTATGATATCGAGCGTGGCGAGCTTTGGCAGGGGGAAGACCCCATACGACTGACGGCCACCGAGAACCAGCTTATGAAAATTTTTTCCGCAGCCGTGGGTGAGGCGATCAGCCGTGTTACGCTTGTGGAAGAGCTTGGCCGCGACCGTGGGCAGGCGCAGGAGCGGGCAATTGATGTGCAGATCACGCGATTGCGGCGCAAGATTGAACGTGACCCCAAGCAGCCGCGGTATTTGCAGACGGTTCGAGGGGCGGGGTATATGCTCGCGCCGGACTAA
- a CDS encoding MarR family transcriptional regulator, with product MSEPISGEGLLFLTDEQLQQGIEGMFFAYRGFTADPDRILEELNRDRDQNYGRAHHRAVHFVARAPGTTVKNLLEILGVTKQSLNRVLRTLMEDGLVESKVGGSDRRERHLFLTEAGADLERQLSDVQRARMRDAYRAAGPEAVRGFRQVLEAMMDKELHKKYGALRDKSE from the coding sequence GCGGCGAAGGCTTGTTGTTTCTGACGGATGAGCAATTGCAGCAAGGCATTGAGGGTATGTTCTTTGCTTATCGCGGGTTTACGGCAGATCCTGATCGTATTCTCGAAGAGCTCAACCGCGACCGTGATCAGAACTATGGCCGCGCCCACCATAGGGCTGTGCATTTTGTGGCGCGTGCACCGGGCACAACTGTGAAAAATCTGCTAGAGATACTTGGAGTCACGAAACAGTCACTTAACCGTGTCTTGCGTACTTTGATGGAGGATGGCCTTGTGGAGAGCAAAGTCGGTGGGAGCGATCGCCGCGAACGCCACCTTTTCTTGACGGAGGCTGGAGCGGACCTTGAACGTCAGCTTTCTGATGTACAGCGCGCGCGGATGAGAGATGCGTATCGTGCCGCAGGGCCAGAGGCTGTGCGCGGGTTTCGCCAGGTCTTGGAGGCGATGATGGATAAAGAGTTGCACAAGAAGTACGGTGCATTGAGGGACAAGAGTGAATGA